A region of Chlamydiales bacterium DNA encodes the following proteins:
- a CDS encoding DUF6268 family outer membrane beta-barrel protein, which produces MIKLKYILTIALSLISNLLCANETTIIDIPQYNLEAYKSSGYRCCIPKPYGFLIDVNSIYKSPIRDFSNRGVQYAEGQVDGIYGFKLDPNTGMCVYMGGGIVNPRVNQNHQFHVSSFSQVNAGVSTFTTSFKRWFIQVGFNAQFDANKNVDNRFAKASRYSGIVWGRYCLMPNLGLHIGAIVFTGINQTTAYPILGLDYMPNCRWKFNLIFPVYPSIAYYFNPAWSISVAGRPFITRDRLSNKEFAHNGIFEYRNIGTEFSLNYSKNLLAWSLHVGYAYGGSFQVRDSQSNLIESLKFNGAPYVGLNLLWRF; this is translated from the coding sequence TTGATAAAATTAAAATATATACTGACAATAGCGCTATCTTTGATCTCTAACTTGTTATGTGCTAATGAGACGACTATCATCGACATTCCTCAATATAATCTCGAAGCCTATAAGTCGAGTGGGTATAGATGCTGTATCCCTAAGCCCTACGGCTTTTTAATCGATGTAAATAGCATCTATAAATCCCCCATTCGAGACTTTTCAAACAGAGGCGTGCAATATGCAGAAGGGCAAGTAGATGGCATTTATGGCTTTAAACTAGATCCTAACACTGGAATGTGTGTGTATATGGGTGGTGGCATTGTAAATCCTCGTGTAAACCAAAACCATCAATTCCATGTAAGTAGCTTCTCTCAAGTTAATGCAGGCGTTTCTACGTTTACAACCTCTTTCAAAAGGTGGTTTATACAAGTTGGGTTCAATGCTCAATTTGATGCCAATAAGAATGTCGACAATAGGTTTGCTAAAGCATCTCGCTATAGCGGGATTGTTTGGGGAAGGTATTGCTTGATGCCTAATTTAGGGCTTCATATTGGAGCTATTGTATTTACTGGTATCAATCAAACAACAGCATATCCTATTTTGGGCCTTGATTATATGCCAAATTGTCGCTGGAAGTTCAACCTTATTTTTCCTGTTTATCCATCGATTGCTTATTACTTTAATCCCGCTTGGTCCATTTCTGTTGCAGGCAGACCCTTTATCACAAGAGATCGCCTTTCCAACAAAGAGTTTGCCCACAATGGCATTTTTGAATACCGCAACATAGGTACGGAATTTTCTCTAAACTATAGTAAAAACCTACTTGCCTGGTCCTTACATGTAGGCTATGCTTATGGTGGCTCTTTTCAGGTACGTGATTCTCAGTCAAACTTAATTGAGAGCCTAAAGTTTAATGGAGCTCCTTATGTAGGCCTAAACCTTCTTTGGCGCTTCTAA
- the recN gene encoding DNA repair protein RecN, with protein MLKHLSIKNIALVDHLEIPFESGFNVLTGETGAGKSAVMQAIKLALGSRGDSSLIRKHETKGSVTAVFDIDGYHELLQFLKETGIEHNPSEFLIIQRELNDNGKNRSFINHQLAQVSLVEKVGSYLVDIAAQHAYQRLFSLDAHLSTLDTFCKTSLLLSDFQKTWRCENETREKLNILISGRTTRDEKLSRLKNELEDITKANIQEGEDEELFQEYTRLLKDAERVSKAREILETFDSRISPLTTLAKQKTILEDLVNMDTSLTESLKTLETVLIELNELSYTLNRYQESLESNPKQEAFLDARLTLINQIKKKYGPSVADIFQYRETIRIQIEEMDSLEEMIASLQNKLLEQEISSDKLARALTEKRRAQIPLFEELVQNEIRSLNMPKACFHVEMTSKARNFFGDEKVEFKFAPNVGERILSLKESASGGELSRVLLALKTVLADVDKVPTLIFDEIDANVGGETATIVGQKLSLIGTKHQVLCITHLPQVAHLAHHHFQITKYEKEDRTVTNITFLDKENRQRELSRMLGGKIFSETLLNEA; from the coding sequence ATGCTTAAGCACCTATCTATCAAAAATATCGCTCTTGTTGATCATTTAGAGATACCTTTTGAAAGTGGTTTCAATGTCTTAACTGGAGAAACTGGCGCTGGCAAGTCTGCAGTCATGCAAGCAATTAAACTTGCACTGGGTAGCCGAGGTGATAGTTCACTCATTCGAAAGCATGAAACAAAAGGATCTGTTACTGCAGTCTTTGATATTGACGGGTATCATGAACTTCTTCAATTTCTTAAAGAAACAGGTATTGAACATAACCCTTCTGAGTTTTTAATCATCCAAAGAGAATTAAATGACAATGGAAAGAATAGAAGCTTTATCAATCATCAACTAGCTCAAGTCTCTCTAGTAGAAAAGGTGGGCTCTTACCTTGTAGATATTGCGGCGCAACACGCCTATCAAAGGCTTTTTTCTTTAGATGCGCATTTATCAACACTAGATACCTTTTGTAAAACCTCCCTTCTTTTAAGCGACTTTCAAAAGACCTGGAGATGTGAAAATGAGACTCGAGAAAAGCTTAACATTTTAATAAGCGGAAGAACTACAAGAGATGAAAAACTAAGTCGTTTGAAAAATGAATTAGAAGATATAACAAAAGCAAATATACAGGAAGGAGAAGATGAAGAGCTTTTCCAAGAATATACACGCCTTTTAAAAGATGCTGAGCGTGTATCGAAAGCAAGAGAAATTCTCGAAACCTTTGATTCGCGCATATCCCCTCTTACAACTCTTGCTAAGCAAAAAACGATCTTAGAAGATCTAGTTAATATGGATACATCTCTTACAGAATCTTTGAAGACACTAGAGACTGTATTGATTGAGCTCAACGAGTTATCTTACACGCTAAATCGTTATCAAGAGTCTTTGGAGTCTAATCCTAAGCAAGAAGCGTTTCTGGATGCAAGGCTTACGCTCATTAATCAAATCAAAAAAAAATATGGCCCATCTGTTGCGGATATTTTTCAGTATCGAGAGACTATAAGAATTCAAATTGAAGAGATGGATAGCCTTGAAGAGATGATTGCAAGCTTGCAAAATAAGCTTCTAGAGCAAGAGATAAGCTCTGATAAATTAGCCAGAGCGCTTACAGAAAAACGAAGAGCACAAATTCCGCTCTTTGAAGAACTTGTCCAGAATGAAATTCGAAGCTTGAATATGCCAAAAGCTTGTTTTCATGTTGAAATGACCAGTAAGGCACGCAACTTTTTTGGTGATGAAAAAGTAGAATTTAAGTTTGCTCCCAATGTAGGAGAGCGTATCCTTTCTTTAAAGGAAAGTGCAAGTGGCGGTGAGCTTTCACGCGTATTATTGGCATTAAAAACCGTGCTTGCCGACGTAGATAAAGTTCCAACGCTTATCTTTGATGAAATTGATGCTAACGTAGGCGGAGAGACCGCTACAATTGTTGGACAAAAACTCAGCCTTATTGGCACTAAGCATCAAGTACTTTGTATTACTCACTTGCCTCAAGTAGCTCACCTTGCCCACCATCATTTTCAAATTACTAAATATGAAAAAGAAGATCGTACTGTTACAAATATTACATTTCTTGATAAAGAAAATAGGCAAAGGGAACTTTCTCGTATGCTGGGCGGAAAAATTTTTTCAGAAACACTATTAAATGAGGCTTAA
- the rnhC gene encoding ribonuclease HIII produces the protein MKKQVEPTKYPSCFVTELDTSLATKLQEDLEGQGFALTKPNYTFFSAKKQGVSCTFYLSGKLTVQGNEMSSFIEFYLEPEILKNFAFTHPELLVDKTPHIGVDESGKGDFFGPLCIAGVFAGDSLITELSHLGVKDSKSLTDKTILELSKQIRTKCIHHIITINPKRYNELYAQCKNLNTLLGWAHASIIEALVEKSGCRDILIDQFAHESVVINALKKKNLSVNLSQKHRGEEDLVVAAASILARSAFIEGLEKLSLELNIQLPKGASSKIVEVGKNIVSLYGEEGLKTVSKTHFKTYQQIVDIL, from the coding sequence GAAAAAGCAGGTAGAGCCAACAAAATACCCCTCTTGTTTTGTAACCGAACTCGACACGTCCCTTGCCACTAAGCTGCAAGAAGATCTCGAAGGGCAAGGATTCGCCCTGACAAAGCCTAATTACACATTTTTTTCAGCAAAAAAACAGGGTGTTTCTTGCACCTTTTACTTGTCTGGAAAGCTCACAGTTCAAGGAAACGAGATGAGTTCATTTATTGAATTTTATCTAGAACCAGAAATTCTTAAAAATTTTGCATTTACCCATCCAGAGCTGCTTGTTGATAAAACTCCACATATTGGAGTTGATGAGTCTGGCAAAGGTGATTTTTTTGGACCGTTATGCATTGCAGGTGTTTTTGCAGGTGATTCATTAATTACAGAGCTTTCCCATTTAGGAGTTAAAGACTCTAAAAGCTTAACGGACAAAACTATTTTGGAACTTTCTAAGCAAATACGCACGAAATGCATTCATCATATTATCACAATCAATCCAAAACGCTATAATGAGCTTTATGCACAATGTAAAAATCTCAATACACTACTTGGATGGGCTCATGCAAGTATCATTGAGGCTCTTGTTGAAAAAAGCGGGTGCCGTGATATATTGATAGATCAATTTGCTCATGAAAGCGTCGTTATAAACGCACTAAAGAAAAAAAATCTTTCGGTAAATCTTTCTCAGAAACATCGAGGGGAGGAAGATTTAGTGGTAGCAGCTGCATCTATTCTTGCAAGAAGCGCATTTATCGAGGGCTTGGAAAAGCTTTCTTTAGAATTAAATATTCAGCTTCCAAAGGGCGCCTCTTCAAAAATTGTAGAAGTGGGCAAAAACATCGTTTCTCTCTATGGAGAAGAAGGTCTTAAAACGGTTTCTAAAACGCATTTTAAAACTTATCAACAAATCGTCGATATTCTTTAA